The Solenopsis invicta isolate M01_SB chromosome 12, UNIL_Sinv_3.0, whole genome shotgun sequence DNA window catttctttattaaCACTCTTACTAACCAATGTAATTTGTTCTTCCTCACTAGCCAACATTGGATcactcgtgttttacgtttttattaaaGGATACACCGTAATAAGATGGTTTTCAACCATAATTTTACTTAGTTTCAACTTTTTAGTTTacaattaaaaagtgaaatagcaataacaatttataaaactatataattttggcAAATAGATGAACAAAGTTACGATAAATGCagggtaatttttgaaaaatcataactttcttaaaaattatcatagagAACtgattcaaaaaagaaattaaagctaaagaatcatatttttatgaaaaaaaaacgttccaTTGGATCCATAATTTAATGTCAATTTTGCAATATAAAGCatgcttatttttatgatataaaattattagataatgggattttcaataaatgtaGCTTCAGTTCTGTGGGTTTAATGAGTTCTACAAATTTagtgttgaaaagtaaaaattatatctttattttatgtttattgaaactatatatatatatatatatatatatatacatgtatatatatacatatgtatatgtatatatatatatatacatacatacatatatatatatatatatatacatatgtatatgtatatatatacatatatatacatatatatatacatatatatatatggtattctaaattgtttatttttaaatgattagaTGAAGTGGCAACAGCACTTTGAATAtagttttcttaaatatttcatacttttagATTGACATAAAGCTCATCGATTTATCATCTTTCTATTGTTGAAGTCGtaaagtacattatttttacattcttctattttattaaagtaaatttaatgtaatgtaacaaatataaatttaattatgatcAAGCTTGggtaataattagttaaaagctgaaataataaaattaaaagattgacaacttttaacttaacttattttttaagttgaaaattgatctatgtaaaaaaaatcaaatatcacATCTTACATATactaaaatcaatatttctttgttacttcatgtaaatttaatttataaatatgatatacaaggtgttcattaatggttgttcCCACGTTTTActataggagcacgcatttgttatttctaatataatatgttaaaaatacatagcCGCCGGTAAATCATGCTTGTATGGTAAAAAGTGCGTAtaaccattaatgaacatcttgtatatacatatatacatgcgcgcgcgcacacacacacacacacaaatatgatgtatgtatatatgtatatgatccattttatatttgttttatttagtagtttaatttaagaaaaatacattattttaatatattttaaatatgtaaataatgcttttctaaattaacttttaatgtaactaaattaattttatatattaactttaatttaatttagttaaaagaaatattcaCTTACTCAATcctaaatgtaatatattaatgaaccacttacctatttaaagatttataatgaattgttatcAATAAAAcgtaagaataaatttatttattatcaataattaacatttagcAGAGTTAAGTGAGTCAGGCAAACACGGCCAGTTggtaatgtcaaaataaaaataagcaatttaataaacaagagtaatatttatacaacataTTTATACAGCATACAACAGAAGTTTCAACCTTTTACATGAAATTTATCTTCAGAATCTCTTGATGtcataattttaaactaataacaaattatattatactatacaACCaattatacaaagaaaaaaaggcGGAATCTTTTTAAAGATAAGCCTGAAGAACATGCGCAGAGATTATAAGATATATACATCGCATCTAAGCAATTTGGTGACATGTATTGTTAGGGGTAACAtaattgtaatttgttattAGTTAATAACAAGGGACACTGaagataactttaatataaaaggtCGAAATGTCTATCTGCATCTATAATTCAAAGTTGGACGCGTTTTACTTAACATGCGCAACGCTTATGGAGTGATTTCATTCTTGttgttttctaaatattaaacaagaataaataatgctCGCGATTGTTGCGAGCATTAAGTAAAGGTGTAATTGAGAATTATAGATATAATTGAGGACAACGTATTCTCTGTTTTGATTATCATTGAAAATGCTAAGGTTTTTCTCTATGTTAATGAGTTAATACATTGATTaacattgtattaatttattaacatagagtaaaattacagattttttaatgaCCATGAGTAATAGCCTAGTATTTGTTTTatgattacatatataatatgtatgcaataaataatttattgttaaaaataaattttttttctttaaaaaccattataatCAGAACATTATTAATTCTCGTATAAAATCTCCGTAAgtcaaattttcataattaccTCTTTTTTTTACTCGATTACAACTTTGATAAGTCTAAATCTCTATAATTCGAAGATTTTAGCTTTTTTCTTGAGATTTTACTGTATCAAATAGGAGTCTATTActttatttctgtaattattttaaatttatttattttatttagattgtatgtatatattacagaATAATCAGCAACATAGTGACTTTATTGAAATGTGTCGCACGGACGGCATTTGTGATATTAAACAACGTCTATTGCATACCTACTTATGTAGTATGGATGATGTTATTGTTTCctgtaaaaatatatcaacCTCAAGTTTATTGGCGAATCGAAGGCTTATTTTTCCACTGGTTGTTGGCGATGGTGTCGATGTGGACTTGGTCTGCAGGTTACGACAGTAAGTACAAATAAATGAGACTGCAAATTGGACAAGAATAGTTGTTAATTTAAGGAGAATAAACGTTTTGTTTGACAGTAATAGAGCAAGGTGATGACATACAGAAGATTATTAGTGAAAAAACGTTAGTTATAGCGAATCATCAGAGCACTGGTGATGTTCCTATATTAATGACAACATTTAACGCCAAACCAAATGTTTTACCTAATTTAATGTGGATAATGGATAGAGTGTTCAAATTTACTAATTTTGGGATAGTTTCTATACTACATCAAGATTTTTTCATTGTATCGGTAAGTATAAAGTTTCCCTTTTAGAATGTATGGGAAAGTTGCCAAATATGTACCAtttgaattgttttttattatatttttcatttgatgCTGATTTGTACACAAATAAACGTTTGAAATTATAGTTTGATATTTTAGCTTGTTACTACAATGTTTAGCCTTTCACTTTTCTCTTCAAAGATGtgtgatttacaaaatatatatcacaattgcgatattttttgaaagaatatattatttatcacattttgatttttatctcatattttgaattatgcataattttacatcataaacttaattttgaaatgtttagAGTTAAAAGTAAGCACAGTCGATACCAAATGTGCATTCACAGCATTTCAGTTTTGTGAAATAcagataatttttgttttattgttttcttatttaagCATTTAATGAATAAAGATTTGATTACAAGTTCGATTTTAAactatatttgcaattttataaataaaagtccaATGTATATCGCGTTGCGattacaatagaaaaaaaatgtatacttcAGATAAATCACAAAATTGTCTCGATCTGTAGGTCTCTTAAATCACCTTTAAAAAAGTAtctaatttatgaattaaaataataaacatagggagtcattaattaatatttattttattaataatttatttaaaaaaggattaaataatttatatttagtaaataataataataataatgataataataaagaaaagataaagatgTCGAGAAAAGTAacttaagtttattttttaaatgacttatttttattcatatttttttagttctattGTTCTTACttatcagtttttttaattaagaacacttttaattaatgttttttattgtaataaaaaaatttgtggtGGAGACCATTTAAAGAAAGCTTGAAGATTTTAAGATAAAGTATTCTACAATAAATCTatcatgaaaatataaaaaataagtataattaaatataaaaaataagagtaaaattgcacgattaaattattattagctaTACAAATTGATTAAACGTTAACATCAATAACCTAATTTTCTAAAGTATTGTTAGCTTACAAAATAAGATGTAATCTATTTATGTGACTCAtgttttttacttatttcaaatttttgtcaaatgttcatattaagtaaaaatatatatacgtattacGTTGCCTaaattatgtgtgtgtgtgtgtatgtgtgtgtgtgtatgtatattttacttaacataaacaaatatacatacatgtgcatatgtgtgcgtgcgtgcatgcataTAGAAGGCTTGAGCATACACATGTAAAGCATAAACATTCTAcgtgtatgtaatatatttataatctatattatagaagctttaaatttttgaaataaggaacattatattttatttttttatttttaatattatgtacatttattttattaatatacaatcagacattaataatcttaaaatttaattatccaaTTTATGATAATATACATTGCTTGTATtatctacatgaaaaagatgtatgtaaacataatgtaaattatacataaataatctacatatgtaatcttgaaatttacgaCACAACCCTGATATACAGAATATACTGTGTGTATGTGCACGCCTTTGCGCATGTGTAAGCAACATTTGACATAAAATACGATACGCacagaatttattcaataaatatttatattattattactgtttgttttttataacgtaatttaatgtaatagaaCGCGGATTACTTATTACCTTCAGCCATTATATATTAGATACCTGTAGGGACGTAAACGAAGGGATGAAagtttaaaacaattacaaaagcATCTCAAAGATTCTTATATACCACGAGACAGAAAATGGATGGTACTCTTTCCGGAAGGGGGCTTTCTGTGCAAGAGACGGGAAACTTCACAAAAGTATGCTAAGAAGAATAATCTGCCAATTCTTGAAAATGTGACTCTACCAAGAGTAGGAGCGATGCAGACGATTTTTGATACCCTCGGACCAGCAGAGAGTAGAGATGCAGAAGATCGATACTTGAATAGTCGACcaagtaaaatttgtattttgtatattataaactattttattaaattaagaaggTTCTCCTTTtcataacataatataaaacgattaaaatttaaaaataaatttgattaatatgttggagcatttaaaaatttttttcacattttttgacTGTAcagtttttctttatataactCTACAATAAAGCATTGAATTTCATGAGAGAGTGCTgagtaatttaattgtaaataaaatataagatctttaataataataaaaaccatatttatagaaaaagtaAAGTTTAGAGAACATTTTGCAATTAaggaaataaagatttatattatttttttgtatgagtatatataaaatgtttataaattatacaattctttttaaacataACATGACTAAAGATATATTGTTGCTTACTGTTGCTTacgttattacattttaatcattattataaataaacaattcttttttaactttttccacatcattgtttattaaaaaatatataataaaaatggaattatgtaataaagataatatttttaaataattattgtttttattatttaaattttattaaatatttattgattgaaAATGGCACTGCCATAAGATTTTGTGTTAAAACAGATGTAAGATTACTGtcagatttattataatgattaCTTATAGTAAAATTACGGTAagatagaaattttgttaaaatttattgttttgatagttttgtatgaaaataaGCTGTATGTTTTTTGTGAATATTACTTGATTTATATTCTCATTAAATGTACTAttgaattaatgaaattaatttctcaTAAACTGTCTTATGATGAGATCTGTTATGaatgataattttttctctgatgatgtattaaaaagtaaaaaagaattagaGAACAAGGActgaaaatttcaatattttttacactttaatttttattaacatttaaatttagctttttattttattacttaaagtTATTCTATATTTCCCTTGCAGTAGTGCAATTatagaaaagttattttgttttgtacgcaattataaatttaagtgttttagtttttttctttatatcaaattatatttttaattatatacgtcCGTTTAATCGTTAAACATTAAGGTAATAAATGAAGATGCTGTAAGCCTGTAAAGTATGAACAATATAAATTACGATTATACTGCACTTGTCacatcttttgttttaaaaattctaataaattttatttcaaattttattagatgTTATGTATTTagttttgtaattattacatgttgtatgtagtatattaatatacagtattaaaatattttatggaaactgacaaggaaacacagggaagtgtctgcctcagattaaaacgagcttttaatatgttgtagtacagataaaaataagggacacgtattttttttatacgtgcccatacgcactttaagggggtgaaacacccctttgaagaaaatcggttttttccTTTTGAAGCATATActgtcaaaactataagagatagagaaaaatgttcttaatgaaagttgaattcatgtttttttcgcataagatgaca harbors:
- the LOC105208043 gene encoding acyl-CoA:lysophosphatidylglycerol acyltransferase 1, with translation MTDSTSAASTVIRIISNIVTLLKCVARTAFVILNNVYCIPTYVVWMMLLFPVKIYQPQVYWRIEGLFFHWLLAMVSMWTWSAGYDIIEQGDDIQKIISEKTLVIANHQSTGDVPILMTTFNAKPNVLPNLMWIMDRVFKFTNFGIVSILHQDFFIVSGRKRRDESLKQLQKHLKDSYIPRDRKWMVLFPEGGFLCKRRETSQKYAKKNNLPILENVTLPRVGAMQTIFDTLGPAESRDAEDRYLNSRPNLMIVNPEITWVLDITIAYPQGKPLDLPTIITGSRSPCETVLFYRLFPSSMVPREPEQLSKWLYDRWVEKEVLLEHFYKHGTFLGTNESNRGGSKVHQDPLRFLVLHLFFITSSYIHYSMLTYVLSCFW